Genomic DNA from Calditrichota bacterium:
TCACCTGTAGTAAATTTCCAAACTCCCTCTAAAGATTTTATATAGCTTGGGCTGCTGTTATTTTGATACACGCCAAGCTTGCCATAAACCAGGCCACCGCTAAGTTCTGCATCAAACACACGGACAGCAATGATATTTTCTTTATCCTTATTTAAGTATGTGGCCGGAATGTGGTATCGCCGATCAACATTGTATGCAGTGTTATAGTCAGGTGGAAAACTACCAGAAAGCCCAATCATTTTTCCATTTACGAAGACCTCGTCAACATCATCAATATGCCCAAGATGCAGGTATAAGTCATCCTGTACCTCTTTAACTGTAAACGATTTTCGATACCAGGCATAACCATCATAACCGGGATATCCTTCTTCTTCCCACTGTGCCGGTGCAAAAATATTATCCCATTCAGAATCATTAAAACCTGGATTTGCCCATTCATAATTATCACCAATTGAAAATTTCCAGGAACCTCTTAAATCAACTATTTTTTGCCACTCTTCTTTAATTTCTGCAGCAAAAAGTGTTGAACAGAACAGTGTTACCAGGAAAATTGAAAACATCCTATTTATCATAATTGAAGCTCCTTGTAAAAATGCATTCTAAGTGCATTCAAACTAATCTATAAATTTGTAGCCAATGCCATGAACAGTTAAAATGTGTCGTGGATGTGATGGGTTGAATTCTACTTTCTGTCTTAAATGCAGAATAAAATTATCCACGGTACGTGCAGTAATCCCATCATCCATTTGCCAAATGGAAGACAGCAAATCATCACGGCTTACAGTCCTGTTTTTATGCTGCCAGAGATATTTTAACACATCAAACTCTCGGTGTGTCATTGCTATTTGTGTTCCATTTTCAAATGCATCGTAAGATGAAAAGTGTACTGTTAATTTCCCTACTTTATGCTCATCAGTTCCGGATATTAAATCCTGAGTCCTTCTTAAAATTGCTTTAATCCTGGCAAGCAGTTCACGCAAACTAAAAGGCTTTGTAATATAATCATCTGCCCCCAGCTCCAATCCCAATACTTTATCAATTTCTTCACCTTTGGCGGTTAATATAATAACAGGTGTTGCAATTCCATCTGCCCGGATTTGTTTACAAACATCGAACCCTGAGATATGAGGCATCATTACGTCCAGTAAAATCATGTCATAAGATCCTTCACGTATTTTTTGCAAACCTTCTCTTCCATCCTTTGCTGTCGAAACCTGATAACCTTCAAACTCCAGGTTATCCTTCAGGATAGAAGTCATTTTTTCTTCATCATCAACTACTAACAAATGTGCCATTTTAGCTCTCGTTAATTGGGAAATTTAGTATAAATGTGCTGCCTTTCCCTGGTATGCTTTTTAGATTTATTTTTCCCTCATGCGCATCAACAATGTGTTTAACAAGGCTTAAACCAAGACCACTGCCTTTTGTATTATGCACATGCCCTGTTGTTTCACGGAAAAACTTATCAAATACTTTTTCATGATTCGCCGGTTCAATACCGGATCCATTATCCCGTATTTCAATAAAAGCAAATCCATTTTGCTGGCCACTTTTTATAGAGATTTTCTTTTCTTCAGGACTATATTTTATGGCATTATCAATCAAATTTATCAATGCTTCACTCAAAGCAGTTTTATCTGCTGTAATATTTAAATTTTCCTCAAAATATTCTGTAGAAAAATCAAAACCATTTTCTAACGCATGATCTTTGTAGATATCGGTCACTTCTTTTACCAATTCATTTAATTCAATTTTTTCGAATTGGTATTCCTTTTTACCTGACTCCATTCGTGAGAAGTTTAAAATATTATTGATAAGATGCGTAAGCCTTTCGCTTTCCTGGCTTATGTTTTTATAATAATCGTGGCGTTTTTTTTCATCTTTTACGCGGTCCATTTCCAGTGTTTCGGCATACATTCTTATAAGTGATAAAGGCGTTCTTAGCTCATGCGATACATTGGATACAAAATCTGATTTTAGCTGCGCCAGGTGCATCTCTTTGCGCATGTTATAAAAGATAAACCAGCCACCGGCAAGTAAGAACAGATCGAGAAAAAGAATCAACATCAGGCTTTGATTAAATCTACTCTCTGTAATTTGTGAAATACTTTCCCCTTTAAAACGTATTCCAAACACATACTCAGGGAAAATCCATACCTTTTTATTTACACCCAAAACACCTGTTGGAATTTCCCCTGAAGAAAAGCGGGCATATTTTCCACTTTTGGAAAAAATACCAATATCAAACTTATCAGTGGCAATTTCTTTCATTTTCGGTTCAATAACATTTTCGAAGGTGCGCGCATTATTTACAAGTAAAGCAATCAAAAACTGATCATCTCCATTTATATAAACATAGAGTAAAACAAAAAAATCGTTTTCTATTTCCGGAAAAAGTGACTCAGGGAAGTTTTCAATCTTGCGATACCCTTGCCTTTTTAGTTTTATCATGTTTTGGATTTTTGCTTTATCCTGCAACAGATGTTCAGGCAGCTTATTATTAAACAAGATAGGCTTGGCATTTATATCACTCTCTGAAAAAGACAACTGTTTTTGCATGTCAAGATTATAAATTGAAATCATTGTTACGGGATTACTTTTGGAAAAATATTTTTCAAACTCATTAACCAGGTTTTCTTTTTTTGTACGGATTAATATTTCATCGATTTTTTGGATTGAGCTTTCAAAATAACTAAAGACATATTGATTGATCGCAAATAACAATGTTTCCATTTGCTGTTTGTAAATCCCTTCTACAATCTCTTCATTTTCATTGAGTGAATTAATTTCATAAGCCGTAAAAAACAAAGCAGGAAATAACACAATAATTATTATTACCAGGGTGATATTTCTTAAACGGTTGTTGGCCTTGTTCATTTTGTTTCCTGAAGCATGTGATTTTCATATTTAATTCGAGACAAATATCCTTATTTAAAGCACACCATTCAACCTTCATGACATTTAATGACATCTGATTAATTGCTTATGACATCAATGACTTTTGATCGGCGTATAATCCAATCAAACAAAAAGATCAAACCAGTCACTAAGGAGAAAATCATGAGAAAATTTACATCAGCTTTTACACTTTTAACATTACTTGCAGGATTAGCGGTTGCTCAACATAATGGCAGTGCATTACAAAATGCAGAAAGAAATTATTTAATAGGATTAAAACATTCAAACAACGGTGTTGTTGAAAGCGCTATTATTAATACAATGATATTGAAAACATATCATCCTGAGAAAGATTTTAGCCAAATAACAAAAAAGTTGGATAGTCTTTCACTGGAAAGCCCTAAAAAGACAATCAGGCTTAAGGCATTTATAGCCAGCAATTATTTAAAACACCCCGAGCGTTTTAACTGGATTGAAAAAGGCGATTATGAACAAGCGATTCAGTTTTTTCAGTTGTACTCAGCCAAAGTTGATGAACAACTAAACCGGAAAAAAACAACTGTTACATTAAATAATTCCAATAGGTAGGCATTACAAGTGCGTCAGATTGAAGTTGGTTTTCACTCAAATGTTTATGCAGCAGATTTTGATCAAAATGAGAAGTGGAAATGCCGTTCAGAAACTTGAATAGTAGTTTGGGTTCGATAAGTATGGGGAAGTAAGAAGACAAAAACATTGCGGAGAGGGTGGGATTCGAACCCACGGTACCTTGCGGTACACACGCTTTCCAAGCGTGCGCATTCGACCACTCTGCCACCTCTCCGAAAAACTCTTTGAAATAAATCTATATTTTTTTTGTCTTTTTTTCGCGTAACTGCAAAAAGAACTCACCCATTAATTGTGAGCATTCTTTTTTAAGTACTCCCGGTATAACTTCAATTTGGTGATTCAGCCTTGGGTCATTCAGCAAATTGAAAAGGCTTGAATGAGCACCGGTTTTTATATCCTGAACACCATAAACCAGTTTTTTTATCCTTGCCAAAACAGAAGCACCAGCACACATTGAGCAAGGCTCCACAGTAACAAACAGCTGAGCCTCCCTTAAAAATTTTTCCTGGATAGTCGCCGTAGCTGCTGTAATTGCAATCATTTCTGCATGAGCTGTAGGGTCACTTAATAACTCAACCTGGTTATGCCCACGGCCAATAATTCTGTTATCGAGAACAACAACCGCACCAACAGGAACATCTCCGCTATCAAATGCTTTTCTTGCCTCTTTAATCGCTTCCTGCATAAAAACCTGATCATCATTTTTATTTGTTAGCGAAATGGGCATGTGCTGTTCATCTATGTCTTGTGAAAACAAAAAAGCCCATTTAACAGGGCTTTGTGATGTACGCCCGAGAAGAGTCGAACTCCTAACCTTCTGATCCGTAGTCAGACGCTCTATCCAATTGAGCTACGGGCGCATTAAAAAAGAGTTTTTAATTTACAGTCGATATAATCTGATGTCAATTAAAAAACATAATTATTTTGCAACGCGAACATTGACAGCTCGATCGCCCTTCATATCTGATTTTACGTCAAATTTTACGTTTTGACCTTCGCGTAAAATTTTTGGCTTAACTGAAGGATGAATATCACTAACATTAACAAACAAATCATCATCATCATCACTCACAATAAAACCAAACCCTCTTTGGGCATCCCAAGATTTAACTTTTCCTGATTGCATATTATCCCGATTTGTAAATGATTTATTATTTTTGAATTGGATATAATTTTCAAAACAAAATAGCTTAAATCAAGCCTTTTCCTGTCACTTTACCATAATCTGAATCTGTTTTCCATAGTTAAGGAATCTGAGTATAGATTTAAAAAACTTTGAACCTTTTGCCACTGTGGTTCTTCAGTAAAATCTACAACTTCAGTTAATATTGAATCAGCCTTATTAAACTTACCATTCATGTAATGTGAAAATATATCTCGAAATATAGTGTCTTTCTCGTTGATATGGAAACTTCTAATGGCATTATCCAACCAGGCTCGTGCTTCTACAAATTTATTTTTCTGTGCATAATAAAAAGCCACATCAATAAATAAATCACTTTTTGCATTTACTTCAGATGATGGAAAACTGACAGCTTTATCAATATTAAATAACCATCCCGATGTATCAGATTTTAATAATTTATACCTGGCTTTACTTTTAAAGAAGTCAAAATAATACCATCTTGCTGCTAATGTATCTTTCGATTTTATAATATTCTTAATTCTAATTAAATTTATTTTCAGCTTTACTGTATCACCTTCAAGAAAAACGGAATCTAATTCTAAAAACAATTGCCCCTTTTCCGCTAATACTTTTCTGTGATTAATTCTCTTTTGCGTCAAGCTATCATCTATTGAGAAGCCTTCGAACGAATTAATAAGTTCAAGAGCTTCAGAAAAATTCTTTTGTCGGATTAAATTATCAACAGGTTTTAAATCAACATCATCCGCACAACTAATTACAATCACAAGAGTTAATAATTTCAAAAATCTGGAAATCATTTGATAAATGCCTCAAAAAATAATGTCATTACCGGGATAATCAGGATTAGGGCAACATATCTGTTAAAAAGCTGTTCATTTACATTTCTTTGCAAAAAATGACCAAATGCAAGCCCGATTACCATAAACAAAATCATAACAAATATTGTCAAATTCAATTCAGGTAAAAAATTATTGTATTCATATAAAAACAACCGCCAAATCGCCCCAATTGTAAAAATAGCAATTGCCTGGCTTCTGAACTCTTTTTTTCTGTTTTTTAGTTTTAGAAAAATAATTAGAATTGGTCCACCGGTACCTGTTAGGCCTGCCAACATACCCGTTAAAGTAGCCAAAGCAAACAAAAATGGATTACCACTTTTCCTGATAAATGTAAACTCAAATTTCCTGTTTGAGATTAAGACATAGATAAAAATACAAACGACTGCAGCAATTAATATTTTTAAAAGATTAACCGGAACAAAACCTAAAATAGAAACACCCAAGTAAGATCCAATAGCCAGGAAAAAAGCGGTGGGGAAAACAAAACGCCAGTTAACATTTTTTAAAACCGTAAGTAAAAGAAGGGTTCCGCCAATGGCATCAAATAGGCTTGATAAGGAAATTGCTGTTAAAGGATCGTATAAGATGGTAAAAGAAGGGACAATAATTAAAGCAGGGCCAAAACCTGAAAAACCTTTTACAAAATAGGCTGCTAAAATAAAAACAATTGCAAGAAGAAGGATCCAATCCACTAGTTTATATTTTTTTTGCGCGAATCATCTGCATAAAATAACGCATTGCTTCAACTTCATTCATACTGCCAATAACCTGCCGTATTTTCATCGATTTTTGAAGTTCACTTTTGGTCATTAACAGATGTTCTTTTCGTGTACCTGATTCATTAATATTAATGGCTGGCCAGACGCGCTGTTCCGCGCATTTTCGAGACAAAATCAAATCCATATTGCCAGTGCCTTTAAATTCCTGGAAAATAATTTCATCCATTCGGCTGCCTGTATCTACAAGTATTGTAGCTAAAATTGTTAAAGATCCGCTGTTTTCAAGATTTCGTGCTGCACCAAAAAACCGCCGTGGTAATTCCAAAGCATTTGCAGATAATCCACCACTCAAAGTTCGCCCGTTGGAATTTGTTTTTTTATTATAGGCACGTCCCATCCGGGTTAATGAATCAATTAAAACAACAACATCATTTCCTGCTTCCATGCTTTTTATAGCAGAATTCATAACCAACCTGGTTATTCTCAAATGACTTTCAACGCTCTCATCGGATGAGGAAGATAAAACAAATGCCGATGGAACAGATCTTTTAAAATCTGTTACTTCTTCAGGACGTTCATCAACCAATAAAACGTAGATATCGGTTCCTGAGTGGTTTTTAGTAATCGCTTGTGCATAATGTTGTAAGATTGTTGTTTTGCCTGCTTTGGGTGGTGATACAATTAATCCTCTTTGTCCCCTTCCAACCGGTGATAGTAAATTTAAACACCTGCCAATAACATCGGTGTCTTTCAGGCTAAGGTCAAACTGATCTTCGGGATTTATTGTTACCGAGTCTTTAAATGAGACTATTTTATGCAATTTAT
This window encodes:
- a CDS encoding response regulator transcription factor; translated protein: MAHLLVVDDEEKMTSILKDNLEFEGYQVSTAKDGREGLQKIREGSYDMILLDVMMPHISGFDVCKQIRADGIATPVIILTAKGEEIDKVLGLELGADDYITKPFSLRELLARIKAILRRTQDLISGTDEHKVGKLTVHFSSYDAFENGTQIAMTHREFDVLKYLWQHKNRTVSRDDLLSSIWQMDDGITARTVDNFILHLRQKVEFNPSHPRHILTVHGIGYKFID
- the rho gene encoding transcription termination factor Rho → MIAVEGYLEKFQKGFGFLRQIENNFDALTGDTYVSPQLLKKHRIEEGSFLKGQAEPAEGKNKNPVLNKLESVNNFPIDKLHKIVSFKDSVTINPEDQFDLSLKDTDVIGRCLNLLSPVGRGQRGLIVSPPKAGKTTILQHYAQAITKNHSGTDIYVLLVDERPEEVTDFKRSVPSAFVLSSSSDESVESHLRITRLVMNSAIKSMEAGNDVVVLIDSLTRMGRAYNKKTNSNGRTLSGGLSANALELPRRFFGAARNLENSGSLTILATILVDTGSRMDEIIFQEFKGTGNMDLILSRKCAEQRVWPAININESGTRKEHLLMTKSELQKSMKIRQVIGSMNEVEAMRYFMQMIRAKKI
- a CDS encoding glycoside hydrolase, with amino-acid sequence MINRMFSIFLVTLFCSTLFAAEIKEEWQKIVDLRGSWKFSIGDNYEWANPGFNDSEWDNIFAPAQWEEEGYPGYDGYAWYRKSFTVKEVQDDLYLHLGHIDDVDEVFVNGKMIGLSGSFPPDYNTAYNVDRRYHIPATYLNKDKENIIAVRVFDAELSGGLVYGKLGVYQNNSSPSYIKSLEGVWKFTTGDSKKWISPDFDESHWENILVPMTWEVQGYKHYNGYAWYRIRFKMDPRYQNERLVLMLGRIDDFDEVYLNGKYVGGTGDIEGDPWINEYTDEWLVYRDYELEDNLLNFAGENVLAVRVYDGLEYGGIYEGPIGIISYDEYLDWRRGNKIRKKINIFDFFKWFNNDN
- a CDS encoding cold shock domain-containing protein; the protein is MQSGKVKSWDAQRGFGFIVSDDDDDLFVNVSDIHPSVKPKILREGQNVKFDVKSDMKGDRAVNVRVAK
- a CDS encoding nucleoside deaminase, with translation MPISLTNKNDDQVFMQEAIKEARKAFDSGDVPVGAVVVLDNRIIGRGHNQVELLSDPTAHAEMIAITAATATIQEKFLREAQLFVTVEPCSMCAGASVLARIKKLVYGVQDIKTGAHSSLFNLLNDPRLNHQIEVIPGVLKKECSQLMGEFFLQLREKKTKKI
- a CDS encoding HAMP domain-containing histidine kinase; translated protein: MNKANNRLRNITLVIIIIVLFPALFFTAYEINSLNENEEIVEGIYKQQMETLLFAINQYVFSYFESSIQKIDEILIRTKKENLVNEFEKYFSKSNPVTMISIYNLDMQKQLSFSESDINAKPILFNNKLPEHLLQDKAKIQNMIKLKRQGYRKIENFPESLFPEIENDFFVLLYVYINGDDQFLIALLVNNARTFENVIEPKMKEIATDKFDIGIFSKSGKYARFSSGEIPTGVLGVNKKVWIFPEYVFGIRFKGESISQITESRFNQSLMLILFLDLFLLAGGWFIFYNMRKEMHLAQLKSDFVSNVSHELRTPLSLIRMYAETLEMDRVKDEKKRHDYYKNISQESERLTHLINNILNFSRMESGKKEYQFEKIELNELVKEVTDIYKDHALENGFDFSTEYFEENLNITADKTALSEALINLIDNAIKYSPEEKKISIKSGQQNGFAFIEIRDNGSGIEPANHEKVFDKFFRETTGHVHNTKGSGLGLSLVKHIVDAHEGKINLKSIPGKGSTFILNFPINES
- a CDS encoding sulfite exporter TauE/SafE family protein; its protein translation is MDWILLLAIVFILAAYFVKGFSGFGPALIIVPSFTILYDPLTAISLSSLFDAIGGTLLLLTVLKNVNWRFVFPTAFFLAIGSYLGVSILGFVPVNLLKILIAAVVCIFIYVLISNRKFEFTFIRKSGNPFLFALATLTGMLAGLTGTGGPILIIFLKLKNRKKEFRSQAIAIFTIGAIWRLFLYEYNNFLPELNLTIFVMILFMVIGLAFGHFLQRNVNEQLFNRYVALILIIPVMTLFFEAFIK